From Acinetobacter lwoffii, a single genomic window includes:
- a CDS encoding DUF3106 domain-containing protein has protein sequence MAAKKLVIAFCAFSFLQTSFAGFERFWLFSKDANTQVTDTWDSLSDSEQLALIKRYQSLKEIPEQQRVSLQQRMDWFTQLPNAEKQRMRETWQMMSSQERKELGARMQKASPEQRLAIREEYILKYQQVTQQPNSH, from the coding sequence ATGGCAGCTAAAAAATTGGTGATTGCTTTTTGTGCATTCAGTTTTCTGCAAACCAGCTTTGCAGGATTTGAACGTTTTTGGCTATTTTCCAAAGATGCGAATACCCAAGTAACTGATACTTGGGATAGTCTTTCTGATTCTGAACAATTGGCACTGATTAAACGTTACCAATCTCTAAAAGAAATCCCCGAACAACAACGTGTTAGCTTACAGCAGCGTATGGACTGGTTTACTCAACTCCCTAATGCGGAAAAACAAAGAATGCGTGAGACTTGGCAAATGATGAGCAGTCAGGAACGCAAAGAACTGGGCGCACGTATGCAAAAAGCGTCTCCTGAGCAACGCCTTGCCATTCGCGAAGAATACATTCTCAAATATCAGCAAGTGACTCAGCAGCCTAACTCGCATTAA